The window aaaaaaataaaatcttaattaccACCAAAACTTACgaaatgcattttagtttacaagaatcttcaaacttgaactaaatgttagtaaggaaaaaaattaaatcctaattgttggaagctataaatatttcaagctttttattacgataatagccgaactttatattgtgcctttgttattctgaataggttaatactttgtgaatcactgaattatgaattagtagtgcatataatctatatacatacatagatagagatatttaaatatataacataaatagaaataaaacaataacttagtatatccttattgggttatcggtttaaccaataatccaataagctaaaaccgtttacccaataaaattttttataaaatcaataaaaaaccgTTAACCCGATAACTCAATACCAATaattcaataacatttttatgAGTTCAGTTTAtcgatcggttcgatttttgcacaaaCCTAATTGCTCTGATCAGCTTTACCCTTCTCCAACGTGAAACCCAAAAACAATAAGGAAGCACACTGTAATATCTTTAGGAGTCTTGGCTGAGAAATCTCTTGGGATAACTCAAGTTAGTATTTGAGTTCAAACATTAGTAAAAAACGAAAAAAATTTGGCACCCCTAGTTACCACCAACACCTCCGTCTATCTTATCTTTCACCTTACCTTTCCCTTCAACATTGCCTTCTCCGCCTTTATCCTTACCTTTGCCGCCACCACCACCTACTTCATCTTACCTTTCCCTTCAACATTGCCTTCTCCGCCTTTACCCTTACCTTTGCCGCCACCACCACCGTTATCACCACCACCTCTGTCTATCTTATCCTTCACCTTACCTTTCCCTTCAACATTGCCTGCTCCGCCTTTACCCTTACCTTTGCCGCCACCACCACCGCCTCCGTCTATCTTATCTTTCGCCTTACGTTTCCCTTCAGCATTGCCTTCTCCGCCTTTACCCTTACCTTTGCCGCCACCACCACCGTTATCACCACCGCCTCTGTCTATCTTATCCTTCACCTTACCTTTCCCTTCAACATTGCCTTCTCCGCCTTTACCCTTACCTTTGCCGCCACCACCATCGCCTCTGTTCATCTTACCTTTCCCTTCAGCATTGCCTTCTCCACCTTTACCCTTTCCTTTGCCGCCACCACCACCGTTATCACCGCAGCCTCTGTCTATCTTATCCTTCACCTTATTACCTTTCCCTTCAACATTGCCTTCTCTGCCTTTACCCTTAACTTTGCCGCCGCCATCACCGCCTTTCTCTTTCTTCGACTGCTTATCCTTCAGATACGTGTTGAGCAGCTTAACTACACCACCAACTACACTACAAACTGGTAAGAGAATCTCGTGCATTTCTGAAATCTACAAAGCAAAACC of the Capsicum annuum cultivar UCD-10X-F1 unplaced genomic scaffold, UCD10Xv1.1 ctg52372, whole genome shotgun sequence genome contains:
- the LOC124892950 gene encoding putative glycine-rich cell wall structural protein 1 isoform X2, coding for MHEILLPVCSVVGGVVKLLNTYLKDKQSKKEKGGDGGGKVKGKGREGNVEGKGNKVKDKIDRGCGDNGGGGGKGKGKGGEGNAEGKGKMNRGDGGGGKGKGKGGEGNVEGKGKVKDKIDRGGGDNGGGGGKGKGKGGEGNAEGKRKAKDKIDGGGGVVAAKVRVKAEKAMLKGKVR
- the LOC124892950 gene encoding putative glycine-rich cell wall structural protein 1 isoform X1, encoding MHEILLPVCSVVGGVVKLLNTYLKDKQSKKEKGGDGGGKVKGKGREGNVEGKGNKVKDKIDRGCGDNGGGGGKGKGKGGEGNAEGKGKMNRGDGGGGKGKGKGGEGNVEGKGKVKDKIDRGGGDNGGGGGKGKGKGGEGNAEGKRKAKDKIDGGGGGGGKGKGKGGAGNVEGKGKVKDKIDRGGGDNGGGGGKGKGKGGEGNVEGKGKVKDKIDGGVGGN